One Actinomadura viridis genomic region harbors:
- the polA gene encoding DNA polymerase I: MTDRPRLLLLDGHSLAYRAFYALPAENFSTTGGQPTNVIYGFANMLANALRDERPTHVAVAFDASRRTFRTEAFPEYKAGRARSPEEFHDQLRILDDLLAAMSVTTLRAPGYEADDVIATLTAAAVAEGFEVLISTGDRDALQLVGPDVTVLYFYRTATELIRYTPELVEERYGLTPAQYPDFAALRGDPSDNLPGIPGIGEKTAAKWIRQYGSLAALVERAGEVRGKAGERLRAALDTVRLNRRLTELVRDVELPVALGDLRRRPYDLPAFSALLDDLEFRNASLRQRLFAADPGGGRPPAEEHEPLKGRELGPDELAGWFRTRAGAVERPLGLAVDIENALVALATGDGFAASFEPARLTEADRRAFSDWLTDPGRPKAVHDLKSLLRLFGRIDGVAIDTAVAAYLLLPGLAAYGIPDLAARHLGRRPSADGPSGLMLQARAVLDLAAAFAGELAETGMDTVLNEVELPLAGLLARMERAGVFVDEGRLRELEKRFADAMEEAADEAAEIAGRRFNPGSTKQLQEVLFGDLGLPKTKKIKSGHSTDVDALTWLATQTDSPMPRILLRHRDWSRLRMTVAGLIRGVGADGRIHTTFQQTVAATGRLTSTEPNLQVIPVRTEEGRGIRRAFLPGDGFEAIMTADYGQLELRVMAHLSQDPTLLAAFESGEDLHTTMAARVFGVAADGVTPDMRRKIKAMSYGLAYGLSAFGLARQLGIAVAEARPLMDAYFARLGGVRDYLDRVVEEARRTGYTRTVLGRRRYLPHLSSENRQRRETAERMALNAPIQGSAADIVKIAMLRVDEALTAAGLRSRLLLQVHDEILVEVAPGEHDRVRDLVRTGMTTAYPLSVGLEVAIGSGPDWNAAAH, from the coding sequence ATGACCGACCGGCCCCGCCTGCTGCTGCTGGACGGCCACTCGCTGGCCTACCGGGCGTTCTACGCGCTGCCCGCCGAGAACTTCAGCACGACGGGAGGGCAGCCGACCAATGTGATCTACGGGTTCGCCAACATGCTGGCCAACGCCCTCCGCGACGAACGGCCCACCCATGTCGCGGTCGCGTTCGACGCCTCGCGGCGCACGTTCCGTACGGAGGCGTTCCCGGAGTACAAGGCCGGCCGGGCGCGGTCGCCGGAGGAGTTCCACGACCAGTTGCGGATCCTCGACGACCTGCTGGCGGCGATGAGCGTGACGACGCTGCGGGCGCCGGGGTACGAGGCGGACGACGTCATCGCGACGCTGACCGCGGCGGCGGTGGCGGAGGGGTTCGAGGTGCTGATCAGCACCGGCGACCGGGACGCGCTCCAGCTGGTCGGGCCGGACGTCACCGTCCTGTACTTCTACCGGACGGCCACGGAGCTGATCCGGTACACGCCCGAGCTGGTCGAGGAGAGGTACGGGCTGACCCCGGCCCAGTACCCCGACTTCGCGGCGCTGCGCGGCGATCCGTCCGACAACCTGCCGGGCATCCCCGGCATCGGCGAGAAGACGGCGGCGAAGTGGATCCGCCAGTACGGGTCCCTGGCCGCGCTGGTGGAGCGGGCGGGCGAGGTGCGGGGCAAGGCCGGCGAGCGGCTCCGGGCCGCGCTGGACACCGTCCGGCTGAACCGGCGGCTGACCGAGCTGGTCCGTGACGTCGAGCTGCCGGTGGCCCTCGGCGATCTGCGGCGGCGGCCGTACGACCTGCCCGCCTTCAGCGCGCTCCTGGACGATCTGGAGTTCCGCAACGCCAGCCTGCGGCAGCGGCTGTTCGCCGCCGATCCGGGCGGCGGGAGGCCACCGGCCGAGGAGCACGAGCCGTTGAAGGGCCGCGAGCTGGGCCCGGACGAGCTGGCCGGCTGGTTCCGGACCCGGGCGGGTGCCGTGGAACGGCCCCTGGGGCTGGCCGTCGACATCGAGAACGCCCTGGTCGCGCTGGCGACCGGGGACGGTTTCGCGGCGTCCTTCGAGCCCGCCCGGCTGACCGAGGCCGACAGGCGGGCCTTCTCGGACTGGCTCACCGACCCCGGCCGTCCCAAGGCGGTGCACGACCTGAAGTCGCTGCTGCGCCTCTTCGGCCGGATCGACGGCGTCGCCATCGACACCGCCGTGGCGGCCTACCTGCTCCTGCCCGGACTGGCCGCGTACGGGATCCCCGATCTGGCGGCCCGGCACCTGGGGCGCCGCCCGTCCGCGGACGGGCCGTCCGGGCTGATGCTCCAGGCGCGTGCCGTGCTCGACCTGGCCGCCGCGTTCGCCGGCGAGCTGGCCGAGACGGGCATGGACACGGTGCTGAACGAGGTGGAGCTGCCCCTGGCGGGGTTGCTGGCCCGCATGGAGCGGGCCGGCGTGTTCGTGGACGAGGGGCGGCTGCGCGAGCTGGAGAAGCGGTTCGCCGACGCGATGGAGGAGGCCGCGGACGAGGCCGCGGAGATCGCCGGGCGCCGGTTCAACCCGGGATCGACCAAGCAGCTCCAGGAGGTGCTGTTCGGCGATCTGGGGCTGCCGAAGACCAAGAAGATCAAGTCAGGGCATTCCACCGACGTGGACGCGCTGACCTGGCTGGCCACGCAGACCGACAGCCCGATGCCGCGGATCCTGCTGCGCCACCGCGACTGGTCCCGGCTGCGGATGACGGTGGCCGGGCTGATCCGGGGCGTCGGCGCGGACGGCCGGATCCACACCACGTTCCAGCAGACCGTCGCCGCCACCGGCCGGCTGACCTCCACCGAGCCCAACCTCCAGGTCATCCCGGTCCGTACGGAGGAGGGCCGGGGCATCCGGCGGGCGTTCCTGCCCGGTGACGGTTTCGAGGCCATCATGACCGCCGACTACGGCCAGCTGGAGCTGCGCGTCATGGCCCACCTCTCCCAGGATCCGACCCTGCTCGCGGCGTTCGAGTCCGGCGAGGACCTGCACACCACGATGGCGGCGCGGGTCTTCGGGGTCGCCGCGGACGGGGTCACCCCGGACATGCGCCGCAAGATCAAGGCGATGTCGTACGGCCTGGCCTACGGGCTGTCGGCGTTCGGCCTGGCCCGGCAGCTGGGGATCGCGGTGGCCGAGGCGCGCCCGCTGATGGACGCCTACTTCGCCCGCCTCGGCGGCGTGCGCGACTACCTCGACCGCGTGGTGGAGGAGGCCCGGCGCACCGGCTACACCCGCACGGTCCTGGGCCGCCGCCGGTACCTGCCCCATCTGTCCAGCGAGAACCGGCAGCGTCGCGAGACCGCGGAACGGATGGCGCTCAACGCCCCGATCCAGGGCTCGGCCGCCGACATCGTCAAGATCGCGATGCTCCGGGTGGACGAGGCCCTCACCGCGGCCGGGCTGCGCAGCCGGCTGCTGCTCCAGGTCCACGACGAGATCCTCGTCGAGGTCGCCCCGGGCGAGCATGACCGCGTCCGCGACCTGGTCCGCACGGGGATGACCACCGCCTACCCGCTCAGCGTGGGCCTGGAGGTCGCCATCGGCAGCGGCCCCGACTGGAACGCCGCCGCCCACTGA
- a CDS encoding class I tRNA ligase family protein, with product MRSDVPSLRLLGRPLPALGHARMYVCGITPYDTTHLGHARTFVWADVAAQVLRHAGNAVEVCRNVTDVDDVLTRAARHAGSPYDSFAAVQQFYFEQDMAALGVHPVTYQPRAHTHVREVVMLAGALLDLGRAYEREGAVYFRGSDVPGRAGLDERAARELLEEFADEPGDPLEDDPFDIAVWRPSRDGEPAWPSPWSPGRPGWHAECAAMAMATFGPALDLHAGGADLRFPHHAYEAALAEALTGVRPFARSWMHVGVVRKDGAKMAKSTGNLVFASDLLRDHPSPVIRLALLSRPWAQEWDYDPADLTAAASRLDRLHTAAGRSSTSSSMSTSADEAATAALLDDLDVNTALNIAEQEGGRTARTVLNVLALA from the coding sequence GTGCGTTCCGACGTTCCATCGCTCCGGCTCCTCGGACGCCCGCTGCCCGCCCTCGGGCACGCCCGGATGTACGTCTGCGGGATCACCCCCTACGACACCACCCACCTCGGCCACGCCAGGACGTTCGTCTGGGCCGACGTGGCCGCCCAGGTCCTGCGCCACGCCGGGAACGCCGTCGAGGTCTGCCGCAACGTCACCGACGTCGACGACGTTCTGACCAGGGCCGCCCGCCACGCCGGCAGCCCCTACGACAGCTTCGCCGCCGTCCAGCAGTTCTACTTCGAGCAGGACATGGCCGCCCTCGGCGTCCACCCGGTCACCTACCAGCCCCGCGCGCACACCCACGTCCGCGAGGTGGTCATGCTGGCCGGTGCCCTGCTCGACCTCGGTCGCGCCTACGAGCGGGAAGGGGCGGTGTACTTCCGGGGGAGCGACGTCCCCGGCCGGGCGGGCCTGGACGAGCGGGCGGCCCGTGAACTGCTGGAGGAGTTCGCCGACGAACCCGGCGACCCGCTCGAGGACGACCCGTTCGACATCGCGGTCTGGCGCCCGTCCCGCGACGGCGAACCGGCCTGGCCCAGCCCCTGGAGCCCCGGCCGTCCCGGCTGGCACGCCGAATGCGCGGCGATGGCCATGGCGACCTTCGGGCCTGCCCTCGACCTGCACGCGGGCGGCGCCGACCTCCGCTTCCCGCACCACGCCTACGAGGCCGCCCTGGCCGAGGCGCTCACCGGGGTCCGCCCGTTCGCCCGTTCCTGGATGCACGTCGGCGTCGTCCGCAAGGACGGCGCCAAGATGGCCAAGTCGACCGGCAACCTGGTCTTCGCCTCCGACCTGCTGCGCGACCACCCGTCCCCGGTGATCCGCCTGGCCCTGCTGTCGCGCCCGTGGGCCCAGGAATGGGACTACGACCCCGCCGACCTGACCGCCGCCGCGTCCCGCCTGGACCGCCTGCACACCGCCGCAGGCCGTTCGTCCACGTCCTCGTCCATGTCCACGTCCGCTGACGAGGCCGCGACCGCGGCCCTGCTCGACGACCTGGACGTGAACACCGCCCTGAACATCGCCGAACAGGAGGGAGGCCGGACGGCCCGCACCGTCCTGAACGTCCTGGCCCTGGCCTGA